Proteins from a single region of Harpia harpyja isolate bHarHar1 chromosome 14, bHarHar1 primary haplotype, whole genome shotgun sequence:
- the TNFAIP8L3 gene encoding tumor necrosis factor alpha-induced protein 8-like protein 3, translated as MDSDSGELSEGELVSPAGPDCFSSKNLALQAQKKILSKMATKTMANMLIDDTSSEIFDELYKVTKEHTRNKKEAHKIMKDLIKVAIKIGILYRNNQFNQEELEIVDKFRKKLNQTAMTIVSFYEVEYTFDRNVLAELLNECKDLVHELVDRHLTPRSHGRINHVFNHFADVEFLTALYSLDGDCRPYLKKICDGINKLLDEKVL; from the coding sequence GTCCCGACTGCTTCAGTTCTAAGAATCTTGCACTGCAAGCCCAGAAAAAGATCCTGAGTAAAATGGCAACCAAAACCATGGCTAACATGCTAATCGACGACACAAGCAGTGAAATCTTCGATGAGCTGTACAAAGTAACAAAGGAacacacaagaaacaaaaaggaagcccataaaattatgaaagaccTGATTAAAGTGGCAATAAAAATCGGGATCCTCTATCGAAACAATCAGTTCAACCAAGAAGAGCTGGAAATCGTAGACAAGTTCAGGAAGAAGCTGAACCAAACTGCCATGACGATTGTCAGTTTCTACGAGGTAGAATACACTTTTGACAGAAATGTTCTTGCAGAACTTCTGAATGAATGTAAAGACCTTGTGCACGAACTAGTAGATCGACACCTGACACCGAGATCCCACGGGCGCATCAACCATGTCTTCAATCACTTTGCAGATGTGGAATTTCTAACCGCCCTTTACAGTCTTGATGGGGATTGTCGGCCATACCTCAAAAAGATCTGCGATGGCATCAACAAACTTCTTGATGAGAAGGTCCTTTGA